One stretch of Planctomycetota bacterium DNA includes these proteins:
- a CDS encoding aminodeoxychorismate/anthranilate synthase component II gives MIAIIDNYDSFTYNLVQRIGELDAEADLRVFRNDKVTVEELEALKPTHLIVSPGPCTPREGGISNDAIRRFAGRCPILGVCLGHQCMGFAFGAEIVRADRLMHGKTSMIHHDGRTIFEGIANPFEATRYHSLIIRPGTLPAEFEVSARTDEDEIMGIRHRRWPMEGVQFHPESFLTAEGPNILKNFLRL, from the coding sequence ATGATCGCGATCATCGACAACTACGATTCGTTCACGTACAACCTGGTGCAGCGGATCGGGGAACTGGACGCGGAGGCGGACCTGCGCGTCTTCCGGAACGACAAGGTGACGGTGGAGGAACTCGAGGCCCTGAAGCCGACGCACCTGATCGTGTCGCCGGGACCCTGCACGCCGCGCGAGGGCGGCATCTCGAACGACGCGATTCGCCGGTTCGCCGGCCGGTGCCCGATTCTCGGCGTCTGTCTGGGACACCAGTGCATGGGCTTTGCGTTCGGCGCCGAGATCGTGCGGGCCGACCGGCTGATGCACGGAAAAACAAGTATGATCCATCACGATGGGAGGACGATCTTTGAAGGCATCGCGAATCCGTTCGAAGCGACGCGGTACCACAGCCTCATCATCCGCCCCGGCACGTTGCCGGCGGAGTTCGAAGTCTCGGCCCGCACGGATGAAGATGAGATTATGGGCATCCGCCATCGCCGCTGGCCGATGGAAGGCGTTCAGTTTCACCCCGAGAGTTTTCTGACCGCCGAGGGACCGAATATCCTCAAGAACTTCCTCCGACTTTAG
- a CDS encoding DUF6485 family protein, which yields MADCANQKRNAKDCACTYASCDRRGLCCECIVYHRSRGELPGCLFPPEAERTYDRSIRKYIEVMQGRD from the coding sequence ATGGCCGACTGCGCGAATCAGAAAAGAAACGCCAAGGACTGCGCGTGCACCTATGCGTCGTGCGACCGGCGGGGCCTGTGTTGCGAGTGCATCGTGTACCACCGTAGCCGCGGCGAGTTGCCCGGGTGCCTTTTTCCGCCGGAGGCCGAGCGGACGTACGACCGGAGCATCCGCAAGTACATCGAGGTGATGCAGGGCCGCGATTAG